From Spirochaetales bacterium, one genomic window encodes:
- a CDS encoding dihydroorotase, protein MIDPHVHLRDWNQKHKETVAHGLSVAYRAGLDAVFEMPNTNPPLTARTIIEDRIALADGAGGAVFHGLYAGLTSYPGQAAEMAAVWRDLFPRVVGLKLYAGSSTGDLAVTNEDDQRNVITTIVRAGYDGVLAVHCEKESLFRPEKANIADPFTHTLIRPPASEVESVRDMIGFAERTGFRGNLHICHISTDDSVREVEKARKRGRIRITCGITPHHAFLCDEHMKSEYGFLLRVNPPLRPREVQKKMLRLLLEGKIDWIETDHAPHTREEKRTVSGIPGLPFYPHCIRRLKRMGMTDDLLKKITHDAVTSVFNIPVEDSGRIPDMSLRGEYEFDPFDRV, encoded by the coding sequence TTGATAGATCCCCATGTCCACCTGAGAGACTGGAACCAGAAACATAAGGAAACCGTGGCCCATGGTCTTTCCGTAGCGTACCGGGCGGGATTGGACGCGGTATTCGAGATGCCCAACACGAATCCTCCGCTTACGGCAAGAACGATTATCGAAGACCGTATCGCACTCGCGGACGGTGCCGGAGGCGCGGTTTTTCACGGACTTTATGCCGGATTGACTTCATATCCCGGACAGGCGGCGGAAATGGCGGCTGTCTGGCGTGATCTGTTCCCTCGTGTCGTCGGACTCAAGCTTTACGCCGGCAGTTCGACCGGGGATCTTGCCGTCACCAATGAAGACGATCAGCGGAATGTAATTACGACAATTGTCAGGGCGGGATATGACGGCGTGCTTGCCGTCCATTGTGAAAAAGAATCCCTTTTCAGGCCGGAAAAGGCAAATATCGCCGATCCCTTTACGCATACCCTTATTCGTCCCCCGGCAAGCGAAGTCGAAAGCGTCAGGGACATGATCGGTTTTGCCGAACGAACGGGATTCAGAGGGAATCTCCATATCTGCCATATTTCAACGGATGATTCGGTGCGGGAAGTGGAAAAAGCGAGGAAACGGGGACGTATCAGGATTACCTGCGGCATCACCCCCCATCATGCTTTCCTTTGTGACGAACATATGAAAAGTGAATATGGTTTTCTCCTCCGGGTCAATCCCCCCCTCCGTCCCCGCGAAGTCCAGAAGAAAATGCTCCGCCTGTTACTTGAAGGAAAAATCGACTGGATCGAGACCGATCACGCCCCGCACACGAGAGAAGAAAAAAGGACCGTTTCAGGCATCCCCGGCCTTCCTTTTTACCCCCATTGTATCCGGCGACTCAAACGCATGGGAATGACGGATGACCTCCTTAAAAAAATCACCCACGATGCCGTGACATCGGTATTCAATATCCCCGTCGAAGATTCCGGCAGGATTCCGGATATGTCGCTTCGGGGAGAATATGAGTTTGATCCGTTCGACCGGGTTTGA